One part of the Ziziphus jujuba cultivar Dongzao chromosome 2, ASM3175591v1 genome encodes these proteins:
- the LOC107419075 gene encoding dirigent protein 22-like — MPRKFLLLLLVVLLACSIADSRKPKHTHIQFYMHDIVSGPNATAIPVARRLSNYTGSDPIATMFGTVSVIDNPLTTTPDLNSTLIGRAQGIYATASQHVEYSLLMTLTVGFTSGPYNGSTLSVVGRNPVMSEVREMPIVGGTGFFRLAHGYCFARTYSMDQMDAVIGYNVTVVQY, encoded by the coding sequence ATGCCGagaaaatttcttcttcttcttctagtaGTTCTTCTAGCATGTTCTATCGCAGATTCCCGAAAACCCAAACACACCCATATCCAATTCTACATGCATGATATCGTAAGCGGACCAAACGCCACAGCCATCCCAGTTGCCAGGAGGTTATCAAACTACACAGGTTCCGACCCAATTGCCACCATGTTTGGGACGGTTTCAGTTATTGATAACCCACTAACAACGACACCGGACCTGAACTCTACGCTGATCGGACGGGCCCAAGGTATATACGCCACGGCTTCACAGCACGTTGAGTACAGCCTTCTCATGACACTGACGGTTGGCTTCACGAGTGGACCATACAACGGCAGCACGTTGAGTGTGGTGGGTCGGAACCCTGTGATGAGTGAAGTGAGGGAGATGCCGATCGTTGGAGGAACTGGGTTTTTCAGGCTTGCTCATGGATATTGCTTTGCAAGAACATATTCTATGGATCAAATGGACGCAGTGATTGGATATAATGTTACTGTTGTTCAATACTAG